The sequence TTGGCGGTGTTAATTTGACTGGTATCGGCAAAAGTTCCAGAGGTAATCTCGATTCTCCCACCCAGGGATGTCAGAGTAGAACCCGGATTCATCAAAAACTGAGCGACTCCAGCATCCCGTTGATCCGCGATCGCATTTTCGTCATTAATTTTGGCAATAAAGTCTCCACCATTGAGAAGGATTAGCAAGTTATCGGCAATGGTAATCGAACGTCCTGCCTGTAACGTTAGACTATTGCTTGATGGGCTAAAAATACTCTGGTTAATAGCAATATCATTATTTGCTTGTAATGTGACGGAGTTAGTGGCAAGAGCCGAGCTAAGCACATTACCATTAATAATCGATACCTCTGTTGGATTCGTCTCAAAGGTTTGCCCATCGGCGGAGTCACTTCCATCCGCTTGAATCCAAATATTTTTCGGATCGAGTAACAGGGTTCCCACCTCTCCCAAAGGTGCTGTGGTATCCACGATTCCGGTAAACTCTAAATATCCACCAGATACGTCTACAAAACCCCCATTAGATTGAGGATTATCACTCGCACCACGGGCGGTAATGGTTCCCTCAAATTGGGTGGTTTCATTGCCCCTAATAATCACCCTACCGCCATCCCCCTGATTCAGAGAATCAGCTTTAATTTGCACCTCTGCAGCAATAGTCACTTGTTCCCCTTGACCAATTGCTACGCTACCGCCACCTGTAAGAGAAGAGACATTAATTCTGGCAGTTTCTAATAACTGAACCTCCTCCCCGAATACCTGAATCGTACCGCCAGGAGCCGTCAATGAACCTGTACTAATCACCCTATCTCCCGCTAGCGTCAAGGTTTGTCCTGGTTCTACGCTTAACTGTCCCTGATTCCGAATTTCCGCTTGCTGTTGGCGCAGGGCGTCTAAAAATAAGACACCCGGTTGAATTGCCAACAGTTGACTATTTTGGGGATTAGTCGCCCGAAACACACCATCGTTTCCCAACTGAATCCCATCAGCCGTACTCGCCACAAAAGAACCCGCGACATCTAATTTGGCATCAACACCAAAGAGAATGCCATTAGGATTCAGTAAAAAGAGGTTGGCATTTCCATCAACCCCTAAAGTACCAAAAATATTTGATCGGTTATCCCCTGTAACCCGCGTGAGGATATTGGCGATGCCCTCCGGATTAGCAAAGTAAACCTGTTGGTCTAAACTAACGTTAAACTCAGTAAAACTATGGAACAAGTTACTCCCACGCTTTGCGCCACCTTCAATTAAGTCTCGCACCCCTTGGGGAGTAATGATAGAGGCTTCTGTGCCTAACGTATTATCGGGGATTAACTGAGCCTGAACCGCCGGATTGAAAAGGGTTAGCCAGACTAACGGGAAGGTCAGCGATCGCCCTTGTTTGAGAAACGTGATTATATGCATCAATCCTAGCCCCCTGCTTCTGGCAAATCCCAACTCTAATAATACTCCAAGAATGGAAAAGAACAAGGGCAATGGAGAAGGTAGAGGGATGGGGCACTCATCTTAGGGACTTGCTGAATTAAGCGGGAAGCTATACTATACAAGGGGGAAAGCTATTTTTTACCCAATTATTACTTTCATTTTTACACCCCTACAAAAGGGATAATTTTGTCAGCAATAGGTGATGACAACAGCTACGTTTGAACTAGCCGAACATCGGGTCATTCTGTCAAATATCAGTTGGCAAACGTTTGAGCGGTTACTTGCAGACTTAGGGGAAAAACGCTGCGCTCGTTTGGCTTACAATGACGGAGTATTAGAAATCATCACGCCCTTAGGATCTCATGAAAATAATAATCGCTTTATTGAAAGCTTAATTGGCGCGATCGCGGATGAATTAAATCTCAACCTCAAACGGTTTGGTTCTCTCACTCTGAAGCGAGAAAAACGACAAAAAGGGGCAGAACCTGACTCCTGTTACTACATCCAAAATGAACCCAAGGTTAGACATAAACAAGAGATTGATTTGGCGAATGACCCGCCACCCGATCTAGTCTTAGAGATTGATATTACCAGTGGTTCTATGGATAAACTACCAATTTATGCCGCGATTGGTGTACCAGAACTGTGGCGTTATGATGGACGTAAACTCGATGTATTTGTTTTATCTCCAGAATCAACGAGTTATCAATCTGTGGATAAAAGTCCGACGTTTCCATGGCTATCTTTAGCAGCAATTCCTCGGTTTATTCGGCAAAGTTTAGCGGATGGAGAAACCGCAACATTACGGGCGTTTCGGACTTGGGTGAGAGAACAGCAGCCGGATTAGAGGTAAAAGGCGATCGCATTCATTAAGGGGATCTTGCTTAGAAGGCTGTACCTCATCAACCTGAAATCTGCTGTATTTATTTTATCAATGCATAAGTCCTACAACCGTTATAAATACTCCGCAGAGAACTGAAGGAAATAGTTTTGTGCTTCTTTGATTAAATTATAGTAGCTTGAGTTGGATTTAAAATTGATATCATATTTATCCCTTAAATAACGTTTAACCTTCTCTAAACCATGATTGTTGTCTTGATTTAACCAATTTATTACATCTTGCTTCTGCTGTTTTGTCAAATAACCACTAGAGCCTTTGTAAGATAATTTAAGCCCTTCTAGTCCAGATTCATTAAACCGCTTATTCCATTTACTGATAAAGCCATTCGATACATTGAGACATTGAGTAATTGAGCTATACTTCCATCCTCGAAGAGTTAGTTTAACCGCCATAGCCCTTTTCAATTCTCTGGAATCCGAATTGTTTTTAAGCCACTCATCTAACGCTTGGATTTGTTTTTCTATATGTTTATTGTCCATATCCATATAGGATTTGCTTCAATCACTACAGCTTTAACTTGACTAAATCAAGAATAACAGTTAAATTTGCATCTAAAAATACAGAAAAATTCCTAAAAATTGACTAATTTTTGATTGGCTTTAAGCTTTACGCATTATCTGTTATTTTTGTCAATATCTAAAAAGTAATAACTTTCTCGAAAACTTCGTCATTTTTGGTTCTCCTCTCCAGAGACACCCTGTCAGAACACCTCTGGAACTCCTCTGCTGTTATAGACGCGCCATGGCGCGTCTCTACATAAATGATGTGTCCTAACCGTCTTGGCGGTTGCTATACTCGCTGTCTGAGTCTTGACACTTGATGATGCGATCGCGAAAATAGTACCGATACAAATCACAACTTAGCCTCACCAGGTTTCCCTGAAGATTCACCAGTCCCATACTGTGCAACTTAAACCCTTGCACCTGTTCCACTTCAATCGGTTCAGTAGTGCTGAGAACCTGGTTAAACGCCGCCGCTAGTTCAAGATTATGTTGCAGTGTCCATAAATGTCGATGCAGATGGTTGGCATAAATTCCCGTATCCGTTGCGGCTGTTTGCAGGATCTCCTCAACGGCGAAATCCTGTCTAGCTAAATGGTATAACGTCAGCCGTACCAGATAAGGATGACCCCCGACAAGCTGCATTAGCTGAGTTAGTTGTTCGGCTTCTAACCTCAATTCATGACGCCAAGTCAAGTCTTGCACCTGTTCCCGACTCAGGGGTTCTAAATCAACGCCTAGCCCGACATTAAACGGAGACTGATTGATCTCTAAAGGAACATAGACTTCGGTTGATTGGATGAGTATCAAGCGTAACCGTTGCCAAATTGGGTCAACTTTAGCTTGTTCATGCCAAGACCGCAATAGAGTGAGAAATTCTTGGACAATGTTCACCTGTTTGAAAATCAGGCTCAATTCTTCTAAAACCAAGACAATCGGAGCATCAATTTCGGCTAAAATATATTCTCGAATATAGAGAGCGCAACTCATCTTACTGCCCAAATCTTCATCCCAATAGTCATTGAGCATCGGCTTTAATTTTAATTGGCGCGTCAAGCTAGCACATAACCAGCGCAACATCTTATTTAAGTCGCTAATCACGGTTTCTTCGACTTGCTGAAAATCTAAAACGACCGTTTTATACCCCTTGGCGATACCCCGACTAAGTAAGCGATTAACCAACGAGGTTTTGCCAATTTGCCTCGGTCCTTTAATTCGGATCAATGTGCCAGGTTTAAGCAATTCCTGATAACATTGGGCTTCGTAGGGAACTCGCTCGATATAAAAGAGAGAATTTAAGGGAACACAGCCATCAGGTAATTCCAGGTCAACGGATGGCAAGATAGTCTGATCCGATGGGGAAATAAGCGGGTTGGGTGAGGCGTTGAGGTCATCTGAACGATCAGAACAACCTATTTCTATCGATGATAGAGTGTTATTAATAACAGTTGTAAATTTAGGTTGATTTTGAGCCAGCAGTTGCCGTTCTAGGGCAGAGCGAACAGTGGTCTTTGTTACTTTTTCCCCCAGTCCTTGGGACAGCATTTTCCATAACTGAGGCGCAACCGATTGCTTAATATAACTTTCCGAATAGCCCAACTCTTGAGCCATTTGGTCATAGTTTTTCTTCGTCTCTTGCCAGGATTCCCGCAGAATGAACCGTTGCAGATCATTCAGATGCTGCCCAGTCTTGGTATAGACTAAGGCGTCGGCTAATTCTACGATGTCTGCACTTGCGCTCATATCCGCGATCGCTAATGAGTATCATGCCCCAATTCTAGTCCTTTATCGGACTCAGAGGAATGTTATAGCTGTTGCCTACTCGCTGCCATTGAGAAGTTGCGCGGGGGTGAGGGTGCGATGACCGCCGTCGTGAGTGAAGTGTTTCTGGCGAGATTCCAGTACGACTGGCTCAAAGCCCCGACAGTGGAGGATTTCTGGGTCGCCACAGGTGGGACATGCACTGAGGCTTCCACTTCCCGTTGGAATTTCATCTGGAGTTTATGACAGGAATGAATGAGAATGAGGGAGACGGAAGTAGAATGATTGGTTAAAGAAAGGATATAGGGATGAAGATATGATTACCGTCATTTCGCCCGAAAAACTTTATCTTTCAGCCGGAACTGTAGTGAGGTCGCCTGCTACCTGGCAGGAGTATCAAACGTTGTGTGAGCAGCGGGGAGATGATTCCATTCCTCGACTCAAATATCGTTCTGGAGAAGTGTTGCTTATGTCGCCGTTGCCCAAGCATGGCAGAGATGTCAGTCTCTTCGCGGACATTATTAAGGTACTCCTTGATTCGACCGGGTGCGAGTATGATTCGTTTACGCCAGTAACGATGCAACTGCCAGAAGAAAGTGGGATTGAGCCGGATTATTGCTTTTACATTGACCATTGGCAAGCCATTTCGGGTAAGGAACGAATTGATTGGTGCAACGACCCACCGCCGGATTTGGTGTTAGAAATTGACATCACCAGCTATTCCAATGTGCAGGATTATTTCCCCTATCGAGTCCCGGAAGTCTGGTTATTTCGGAATCAACACCTGTTGATTTACCAACTTCAGGGTGATGAGTATGGCATCGCATCCCAAAGTCAATATTTCCCAGATGTGAATTTATCACAGATAGTGGCGCGGTGTTTAGAAATTGCCTATCAACGCAATACCAGCGCAGCTATTCGCGACTTGAGGCAGCAGTTGTCGCTCAGAATGACATGATAGAACGCAACTTGGTATCAGCCCAGTAGGGTGGGCATTGCCCACCAACCTTAATTCACCCCAATTCCCCTAACGCCCCTCGACGAATAATTTCCGTCACTTCCGTCGCCATCCGAGCATCCAATTCCACCACCTCACGCTTGGCATCCCTGGGTTCTAACCGCTTTGCTCCCTTTAATGCCATGCTAAACATCACCAACTCTGGCACACCCATTGTACTGGGTTGAATAAACTGAACCAATGCCACATAAACCGCTTCCGCCCGATTCCGAATTTGAGTCACCCCATTTCCTAGTTTAGAAATAATCACCGGAGAACTAATTTTATCTTGCAAATCGAGTGCCTCTAATGCCACATCCGTTAAACGTGCCGCATCTGCACCCATCGCCCGAATCACTGATTCTAAACTATGCCATTGGGCACCGGGTAAGCGTGAGGCTTGGGGGATGTGATAATGCCAACCCAACATCGAGATCATTCGGGTTAAATCATAAGCGGTAATCGTATTTTCGCCGCGATGTCGTTCTGATACACCTGTGAGAATCACGTTTCGGGGACGCCACCATCCTTGAGGGGATTGCGTTGATAATTCGGGTTCTGGGATAAAGGGTTCTTCGCCATATCTTCCTGTGAAAATCAAGTCTTGATTTCCGGTCATGCTTTTCAGCCAATTCTCTAACTCGGCGGGTGTGGAAAATTGTTTTAACATTGCCGCGAGGGAGTTGGATGAGGCAATTTTATGGTTATAGGAAAGAATATCTTTAAGCACATTATGGACAGAGAGTTCTCGGTATTGTCCGCTTAAATCTCTGCCTCGAATCAGACAGGTATCAATATCGGTTTGAAAGGCATTGGTGTTGCTGCGAGAGACGACATTGAGAATCGGAATAATTTTACTACTACTCCAAAATTCGGTTTTACTCAGGGCATTTCTGCCTAGCCATTTGGTTTTGAAGTCTCCGTTGGCAAAACTACCGACACATAAACAAGCTTCAGTAATCTCTGGATGCAAAAAGCTTAAGCCTTGGTCATCAATCTCTGGCAGTTGTCCTACTGATGGGAAAGGTTGGAAGTGGGCGGTGTCTTTGGTGACCGAAACCAAGGTTTTGCCATCGGGCTTTTGCATCAGACGGGCGGCATAATCTTTGAGTTGAGTTTTGTAAGGAGAGGTGTCAATTCCTTTGTAAAATAGGGCGGGTTCATCAACGGTTCCTTTTACAGACTCTTTTAAGAAGGTTTGATAAATCGCTTCTTTATTTTTGTCTTTGAGCGAGGGGAGGGGTTTTTGGTTTTCCGGCAGGAGTTTTTGCGCCCAGCCTTTGCCAAACTTCTTACTCTCCATGTTATTCAGGTAAACCGATTGACTGAACTCAGTCATGGCTTTTTCTGTCCGCTGACCATAATCACCATCGAGCCAGGAACCACCGGGGTAAAATCCTAAGCGATTCAGTTGGGTTTGGATTTGCTTGACTAATTCGGGGTCTGTCTTCAGGGTATCTAAATGAATTACAATATCGTGATGGATAATATCGGTGAGTTTCATTAGGGTATTGATTAAAGGATTCGATGAGTTATTATAACCTAAGTTGCTAACTTATTTAAGTAGTCAGGACTCTAAACCTATCCTGTAGGGTGCCTTAGGCACTTGCTTGGATTAATATGGAAAATAACTTGGGATTTGTGCGCCGTAACGCACCGTTACCAGTTATCTAAAAAAATTTAAAAAAAAGGAGAAAAGCTGTTGGCATTCTCCTTTTCCACTATTTTATTTATGCGGTTAAGTGATAATAACCTGATTATCTTCTATCAGTAACAGCGACCGCAACGACCACCACTATAGCAGCCACCGTATGGATTGTAATTGCCAAACTGAGGACGATAACCACCGCAACAACCACCAGTTGGGTTACAGGGACGAGTACAGCCCCCACAGCTTCGAGAACTGGTGCAACAATTCCAACTCATAATGAATTGACCTCCGTTTATGTTTTAACAAAGTTTGACATGATCGATGACGAAATTTTCATTCTAGACTAGAGTCCAGAATCATTTAAATCATCAACAAGTCCACCAGACGTAGCAAGATTTGCCGTTGATGATTTTTCAGGCAGAAAATCTGAATCGCAAACAATACTCTGGGTGATAGCACGAGCCAATTGCTTCGCTTTCACATTGTTCTTGGTTTTTGAATCCCCGCAAACATAGATAGATGAGAGGAACTTTGCCTCGCAGAATGTATTACATTCAACAGTGGCTTCGTATTCTAGCTGTTCAACTTCGATATGGGAGTGAATCTCGCTGCGATAGCAGGTACTCTCCTCGCCTTTACCAATACGTCCCGCTTTCACCTTTGCCGAGTCAAAATCGATGGTGCTGTGGTTACTACACAGAACGAGTGCTGGCGCTACCGAAGGAGACAAATAACACTGATCAACGATTAAGTGTGAGAAGCCTGTAACCATTATCGAAGCGATATCGATACCTGACACATGGACAAACGAATAAAAAGCGACTGACAGTCCATATACCGCTTCTTCTTTGAGCACCTTGACTTGTACAGCACCAGGATCGTCAGGTTCACCAACTAGGTAAATCTGTCGGGCACCTTGACCGTAGATTTGTAGGGCATCGTAGGTTCCGGGAGCCAGCTTAACATACAAGTCAAACCGTTCACCAAAATCACAGTTATTATTTGCCCAGACGACAGCATAATCGGCAGAGGCAAAAGGCTTTGCTTCTGTTCCATCACCGGTTTCATCGGAACCATTGGGAGAAACGTAGAGAAGCAAATTATCGGTTAATAACTTCCGACTGTCTGCTGAAACTGTTGAGCTTGCGACCATTTTAATTGTAACCCTCCTTGCAAAACACCGAGAGACTCTGAAACCGGAACGGGTAAGTGCCTGTTTCAGTTATCGAGTGAATCTAAATGATTTGTAAAACCTGATATGGCAGAAAAGCTTACTAAATAAGGCTTTCCATCTCATACCTATTTCACAACTGATTTAGACGAATCTATGAATCCTGATCGTGAATCGATTTTGCCAAATTGCTGCCAGGGGTTCCGGCGTCAATTGGCTGTCTCGCTATTTACGATTCATCGAGAATAATTGATTAACGGTTTGGGTGTAAATATAGAAAAGTTGGTAAAAATTCAGGAGTTTTTCTTGCCGGACAAGGCAAATGCTTAAAAGAGTAGTTTTGTCAATATATAAAAAGTGTGGATTTTTTTAAGTGCATCGCTTCAGTTCTACTCAACGATGTCAGTTACAGACAGGATACTAAGACTCACGCTATAATGGATCACACGCGCTTATCCGTTACATCCATTACATTCATCGGGCTATTCCTTTATATTCAATAGTGAAATAGACTCGACAGGTGTTCTGGGCGCAAGCCTTGCGCCCCTACAGGATTTATATTAGAAAACGGGTAACTCTAATATAAATCCAGGTAAGATATCTTCTCCGGATAAATTGGCGGGTAATTGAACAATCTCAACGGGCTGATTCTGACGATAAATTTCGACTTGTTGGGCTTGGGGATTAATTAACCAGCCTAATTGTAAACCACTATTGAGATACTCCTGCATTTTTTCTTGTAAGTCTGATAATGAATCGGTGCGAGAACGGAGTTCAATCACAAAATCTGGACAAATTGGCGGAAATTTTTCTTGGTCTTCGGGAGTTAGGGATTCCCAGCGTTGGTTGGCTACCCAAGCCACATCGGGAGAACGCTTTCCACCGTTGGGTAAGCGAAAGATGGTAGAGGAACTAAAGACTTTTCCTAGTTGTGTTTGACGATTCCACAGCCAAAGTTGACCATTAAAATCGGATTCTCGATTGCCACTCACTCCACCAACGGGAGGCATAATCAGTAATTCTCCTTTAGCGGTTTGTTCCAGTTTCCACGTTTCATTGGCTTGGCAGAGTTGGTAAAATTGCTCATCGCTTAAGCCAACGTGTTTTAAGTTTAAAATGACGGGTGAGAAATTGTTCATGGGATATAATGATTTTCAATTTAGCATGGCTTTGTATAGGACGACTCGCGATCGCGCTTTTTATTCTCGGTTTAAATCCTAGCATCGATAGCTCATCTGTAGCCACAAAACAACAAGCAAAATTGAGAAGGACACCATACAGCATGATGGCAATCTCTAGCTTCAGTTCATCCGCCCGCCTTTAATTGTCCCCACTTACATATATGCCCTATAGTCAATTCAAAACTATCGCTCAAGCTAAAGCTGCTTTCCAACTAACTGTCATTGAAGGCAGTCGCTTTTTGCCTGAAACTTCTCCGGTTGCCCCTTCGCCAACTCTCTGGGATTACTTACAGGAAACCTTGCCAATTGTCGCTTCCTCTGGTAGTGAAAAAGCCCGTTCTGAGGGGATTATCTATCCCGTATTAATCGATGTCAGGAAAACACTTAATCGCCAAGTGAGTGTCTTCTCCGGTGAGGAATTTAATGTTGACGAGTCGGTTGGTCTTAATGGCTTGTGCGATTTCCTGTTGACTCGTTCAAAAGAAGTCTTAGAAATTGAAGCACCAGCCGTGATTATTGTGGAAGCTAAAAAGACTGACCTCAAATTGGGCTTGGGGCAGTGTATTGCCGAAATGGTTGCGGCTCAACGCTTCAATGAGGAACAAGGACAACCTATTTCGACGATTTACGGCAGTATCAGCAATGGCAATCAGTGGCAATTTCTCAAGTTGGAAGGAATGACTCTATTCATCGATTTGACAGTCTATCCTTTGCCGCCAGTTGAGGGTATTCTTGGTGATCTTGTCTGGATGGCTCAAGCCCATTCTTGACATCCTCTCCAACTAATCTGATTTAACCCAATCGGTAAAACTTTCCCACCCCGACAAAGGGGTTTTTATTTTGCCCATTAAGTTATAACATTGTTACATAAGCACTAAAGGCTCAGTATCAAAGGAGAAAAAAACATGACACACCTCTCCCCTAAATTCGACCCCAGCAATACACCTGAACCCCCTATCCAGCAAGTCTTAGAGGAATTGGGTATCGCCCAACTCCTCTCGTTGATCCAGCACCATAGCGACATTGACTTCGATGCGGCTCAAATGCACCTAACGGATGCTGAAGCCCATGCGATCGCGGCGTTATTTATCCAGCAGTTGACCGAAAGCCTGAATGGTAAACTCATTGCTGGTGCTTTAAATACTCTGCGTCACAGTGAAGAAATAGAGGATTTCACTCAACACTTAAACCTCAACCATTCTCCCCATGAAGAGGAGGACAACCTATACCGTTATCCCACCCATTCTGATCATGAAATAGAGCCTCTATTGGTGCGTACCCCAACCGGACGCTATAATCCCAAAAGACCCCACAATCCCCGCCCGATTACCCAGCGAGAAGAATACATTATTGACCTTTATTGTTACTGCAAATTAAGAATGACGCCAAGGCGGTTTTATGCCAAATGGGGTGTCACCTATGAGCAAATTTCTCACATCTGTTTCCGTTCCCTGGGAACCGTTCAATGTTGGTTCAACCGAGGTCAAGACTATCGCCCCCCTCAACCCGTTGACTTGCGCCAGTTAACAATTGTGGATTTTTTGCTCGATCATTATGAAGAACTCCCCCAATCCTTAATTGATCTGCTGGGTTCCTATTGAAACTGAATCGGGGAGTCTGAGGGGTTGCTCCCCTTTTAGATTCCCCTCTTTCCTTTAGATCAGATTGATGGCTAAGGATTTCGGATTTTTTCAGTAAGCCCTATATATTGATTGTTGAATAAAGTCTTAATTTGTAACGAATTGATTCAGTTATCCAAACTGCAAAATGGCAAACTCTCTACCTACATTTAACTTGGCATTGTCACTCAAATAAAGACGTTTCGGAAGTTTCCAGGGTTTTCAGATACGCCGCACGGTTAAAGCAATTCCCAGGGGTAAGTTTGATGTTTTTATACTCTAAATAATCCTGATGAAATTCCATCAACCACGCAGCGAAGGCTTCTCTCTCTGATGGGTTGAGCGTCAAGTAATGAAACCAGGGAATTTTTCCAGATTCGGTTTGACGAACTCGCAAATCAGAAAATGTTTCTTTTGCGCTTAATCCTCGTAGTTTTTCCGCTACACTATCAAGTTGTCCGTCTTGTTGAGTATTGAACCCAATACCCGAAAACCCTTCCTGCAATCCTTCAGCACCTCCTGGAGGAAAGAGTTCAAGATAGGTATGTTTTCCTCTGAGATAAGTTCCCGACCAACTTTCTGTATCCGTTTCTACGGTATCTCTGGATACTGTACAAAATAATTGGTTAATGAACTCAGATTGAGCGATTGATTCTAGCCCACACTCCGCACTTCAAAATGTAACATGACAGGTTACAGACACGTCTCCGAGAACACTAAGCATAAATACTCACTTTACTGAGGATTGATACCTTGAGATAATTAGCCAGTTAGCTGTAACTATTTAAAAGAGAGATTAACCTTGTCTAAATCAACAATAGAAGTCAAAAACCTAGACCATTTGGGGATTATAGCTGGATTAATTGATGAAATAGGAATAGTGGATATCATTAATGAAAAATTAGAAATAGACAAGCGAGAAAAAATCTCATCGGGGCAAGTTGTTAAGGCGATGATTCTGAATGGTTTAGGGTTTGTGTCTAAGCCCTTATACTTATTTAGTAATTTTTTTGAAGATAAAGACATTAAAAAACTATTAGGGAACTCAATTAACCGTGATTATTTAAATGATGACAAACTCGGTCGAGTGATGGATAAACTCTATAAATATGGATTGACTCAACTCTTTCTAGAAATAGCAATCGCTTTAACGAAGACATTTAAGATAGAAGTAAAATTTAATCATGCAGATATTACATCATTTCACCTGCATGGGGAGTATAATTATAACTATGGAGAATTAGCCAATCCAGAAGAAGGTTTAATTAAAGAAAGACCGATAATTATTACCCAAGGATATTCCCGTGACCATCGCCCGGACTTAAAGCAATGTGTTTTAAGCTTAGTCACAACAAGTGATGGAGACATACCTTTGTTAATGAGAGTCGGGGATGGAAATGAATCGGATAAAGCTGTGTTAGGTCACCTATTGAGTTCTTTTAAAAAGCAGGTGGATTGGTCAAGTATAGTGGTAGGTGATAGCAGTTTATACACTCAAGAAAATATTCAGATAATGAGAGGGTTACAATGGATAACACGAGTACCCATGACGATAAAGAGAGCTAAACAATTAGCTCAAACGGTAGACATAGAAGAAAGGAAGAAGACCGGAGAACCAACGGACTCAAGCCTCAATCTAGAAAACTATAACTGGAAAGAAGAAATCGTTGTCTACGGAGGCATCAAACAGAGATGGTTAATCGTAGAAAGTCAGCCGAGAAAAGCCAGTGATTTAAATAAACTCGAAAAACAAATAAAAAAAGAAGAAGAAAAAGCTTATAAACTCATCAAGCAATTAGAGAAAGAAGAGTTTGAGCATCCCAGTCAAGCCAAGTATAAGTTAAAAGAAATAAACCGAAAACTGAAACTGTTTAAATTAGCTGAAGTCCAGATCAGCAAGGAAATAATTAAGTCGGGTAAAACCGCTTATAAAATCAAAGCCAAACCAGAAAG comes from Coleofasciculus chthonoplastes PCC 7420 and encodes:
- a CDS encoding Uma2 family endonuclease, encoding MTTATFELAEHRVILSNISWQTFERLLADLGEKRCARLAYNDGVLEIITPLGSHENNNRFIESLIGAIADELNLNLKRFGSLTLKREKRQKGAEPDSCYYIQNEPKVRHKQEIDLANDPPPDLVLEIDITSGSMDKLPIYAAIGVPELWRYDGRKLDVFVLSPESTSYQSVDKSPTFPWLSLAAIPRFIRQSLADGETATLRAFRTWVREQQPD
- a CDS encoding helix-turn-helix domain-containing protein, translated to MDNKHIEKQIQALDEWLKNNSDSRELKRAMAVKLTLRGWKYSSITQCLNVSNGFISKWNKRFNESGLEGLKLSYKGSSGYLTKQQKQDVINWLNQDNNHGLEKVKRYLRDKYDINFKSNSSYYNLIKEAQNYFLQFSAEYL
- a CDS encoding AAA-like domain-containing protein, with protein sequence MSASADIVELADALVYTKTGQHLNDLQRFILRESWQETKKNYDQMAQELGYSESYIKQSVAPQLWKMLSQGLGEKVTKTTVRSALERQLLAQNQPKFTTVINNTLSSIEIGCSDRSDDLNASPNPLISPSDQTILPSVDLELPDGCVPLNSLFYIERVPYEAQCYQELLKPGTLIRIKGPRQIGKTSLVNRLLSRGIAKGYKTVVLDFQQVEETVISDLNKMLRWLCASLTRQLKLKPMLNDYWDEDLGSKMSCALYIREYILAEIDAPIVLVLEELSLIFKQVNIVQEFLTLLRSWHEQAKVDPIWQRLRLILIQSTEVYVPLEINQSPFNVGLGVDLEPLSREQVQDLTWRHELRLEAEQLTQLMQLVGGHPYLVRLTLYHLARQDFAVEEILQTAATDTGIYANHLHRHLWTLQHNLELAAAFNQVLSTTEPIEVEQVQGFKLHSMGLVNLQGNLVRLSCDLYRYYFRDRIIKCQDSDSEYSNRQDG
- a CDS encoding Uma2 family endonuclease gives rise to the protein MITVISPEKLYLSAGTVVRSPATWQEYQTLCEQRGDDSIPRLKYRSGEVLLMSPLPKHGRDVSLFADIIKVLLDSTGCEYDSFTPVTMQLPEESGIEPDYCFYIDHWQAISGKERIDWCNDPPPDLVLEIDITSYSNVQDYFPYRVPEVWLFRNQHLLIYQLQGDEYGIASQSQYFPDVNLSQIVARCLEIAYQRNTSAAIRDLRQQLSLRMT
- a CDS encoding peptidoglycan-binding domain-containing protein; this translates as MKLTDIIHHDIVIHLDTLKTDPELVKQIQTQLNRLGFYPGGSWLDGDYGQRTEKAMTEFSQSVYLNNMESKKFGKGWAQKLLPENQKPLPSLKDKNKEAIYQTFLKESVKGTVDEPALFYKGIDTSPYKTQLKDYAARLMQKPDGKTLVSVTKDTAHFQPFPSVGQLPEIDDQGLSFLHPEITEACLCVGSFANGDFKTKWLGRNALSKTEFWSSSKIIPILNVVSRSNTNAFQTDIDTCLIRGRDLSGQYRELSVHNVLKDILSYNHKIASSNSLAAMLKQFSTPAELENWLKSMTGNQDLIFTGRYGEEPFIPEPELSTQSPQGWWRPRNVILTGVSERHRGENTITAYDLTRMISMLGWHYHIPQASRLPGAQWHSLESVIRAMGADAARLTDVALEALDLQDKISSPVIISKLGNGVTQIRNRAEAVYVALVQFIQPSTMGVPELVMFSMALKGAKRLEPRDAKREVVELDARMATEVTEIIRRGALGELG
- a CDS encoding Uma2 family endonuclease translates to MNNFSPVILNLKHVGLSDEQFYQLCQANETWKLEQTAKGELLIMPPVGGVSGNRESDFNGQLWLWNRQTQLGKVFSSSTIFRLPNGGKRSPDVAWVANQRWESLTPEDQEKFPPICPDFVIELRSRTDSLSDLQEKMQEYLNSGLQLGWLINPQAQQVEIYRQNQPVEIVQLPANLSGEDILPGFILELPVF
- a CDS encoding DUF5829 family protein; the encoded protein is MAQSEFINQLFCTVSRDTVETDTESWSGTYLRGKHTYLELFPPGGAEGLQEGFSGIGFNTQQDGQLDSVAEKLRGLSAKETFSDLRVRQTESGKIPWFHYLTLNPSEREAFAAWLMEFHQDYLEYKNIKLTPGNCFNRAAYLKTLETSETSLFE
- a CDS encoding IS1634 family transposase — its product is MSKSTIEVKNLDHLGIIAGLIDEIGIVDIINEKLEIDKREKISSGQVVKAMILNGLGFVSKPLYLFSNFFEDKDIKKLLGNSINRDYLNDDKLGRVMDKLYKYGLTQLFLEIAIALTKTFKIEVKFNHADITSFHLHGEYNYNYGELANPEEGLIKERPIIITQGYSRDHRPDLKQCVLSLVTTSDGDIPLLMRVGDGNESDKAVLGHLLSSFKKQVDWSSIVVGDSSLYTQENIQIMRGLQWITRVPMTIKRAKQLAQTVDIEERKKTGEPTDSSLNLENYNWKEEIVVYGGIKQRWLIVESQPRKASDLNKLEKQIKKEEEKAYKLIKQLEKEEFEHPSQAKYKLKEINRKLKLFKLAEVQISKEIIKSGKTAYKIKAKPERQEQEITAREKQAGRFILATNVLEQEVLNSAEILLNYKNQQSCERGFRFLKDPVFFADSLFVENPQRVETMLFVMTLCLLVYNLGQREIRKNLQRAKLGIKNQVGKLTNRPTLRWIFQCFQGIHAVVINGVKQIVNLTDERQFILNFLPSSCQKYYL